The following coding sequences lie in one Arachis ipaensis cultivar K30076 chromosome B05, Araip1.1, whole genome shotgun sequence genomic window:
- the LOC107640648 gene encoding uncharacterized protein LOC107640648: MATRGRDHGRGRDRASNTELENNPTNFMTGLENMAAAMQATAAAMQATAAALGNQAGNGNGGDGRKGPMTLATFLKVNPPIFRETTNPTEADNWFQAMEQALQAQQVPENQRVEFATYQLTGEAQHWWQGTRRLLQQDDVAIPWNALQLEFYKKYFPKLVRTAKELELLQLKQGQMSVAEYTNKFEELYRFSKICQGTPGDFEEWKCIKYEGGIRSDILSSVGPMEIRVFSDLVHKSRVAKECLKKAALKRNDGQELHQRKHNQNFAPRGQKFKKKGKQSAAASNGPSCQRCGSHHPNRPCRFGSALCYKCGRPGHMSWNCPQGRT, encoded by the coding sequence ATGGCAACTCGTGGGCGCGATCACGGTCGAGGGAGAGATAGGGCTAGTAACACGGAACTTGAGAATAATCCCACGAACTTTATGACTGGCCtagagaacatggctgctgctatgcaggctaCGGCTGCGGCTATGCAGGCTACGGCTGCGGCATTGGGCAATCAAGCCGGTAATGGGAATGGTGGTGATGGAAGAAAGGGGCCAATGACCTTAGCGACTTTCCTGAAGGTAAACCCGCCCATCTTTAGAGAGACGACGAACCCCACAGAGGCAGATAACTGGTTTCAGGCGATGGAACAGGCTTTACAAGCACAACAAGTCCCTGAAAATCAGCGTGTTGAATTTGCAACTTATCAGTTAACAGGTGAAGcccagcattggtggcagggtacGCGACGCCTGCTGCAACAAGACGATGTTGCAATACCTTGGAATGCCTTACAATTGGAATTCTACAAAAAGTACTTCCCCAAATTGGTCAGGACAGCTAAGGAGCTTGAGTTGTTACAATTAAAGCAGGGTCAAATGTCTGTAGCCGAATACACAAACAAGTTTGAGGAATTATATCGATTTTCCAAGATTTGTCAGGGTACTCCGGGAGACTTTGAGGAATGGAAATGCATCAAATATGAAGGAGGAATCCGGAGCGATATACTAAGTTCAGTGGGACCGATGGAGATCAGAGTTTTCTCAGACTTGGTACACAAGAGTAGGGTTGCAAAAGAGTGTTTAAAGAAGGCTGCTTTGAAAAGAAATGATGGTCAGGAATTGCACCAAAGGAAACATAATCAGAACTTCGCACCAAGGGgccaaaaattcaagaaaaaggGAAAACAGTCAGCGGCTGCGTCAAATGGTCCAAGTTGTCAGAGATGCGGAAGCCATCACCCGAATAGGCCTTGTCGTTTTGGTTCGGCCTTATGCTATAAGTGTGGTCGTCCTGGGCATATGTCCTGGAACTGTCCACAAGGGAGAACTTAG